A window from Candidatus Rokuibacteriota bacterium encodes these proteins:
- a CDS encoding DsrE family protein produces MARLLVTATYGIDNSTRAGLPFFVARGAKESGIEVGIVLAGDATQLVRPELRRHVQPVGLPHLEELFQFAVDHQIPVYV; encoded by the coding sequence ATGGCCAGATTGCTCGTCACCGCGACCTATGGGATTGACAACTCGACCCGAGCTGGGCTCCCATTCTTTGTCGCCAGGGGCGCCAAAGAGTCCGGAATCGAGGTCGGCATTGTTCTCGCGGGCGATGCCACTCAGCTCGTCCGGCCGGAACTACGCAGGCATGTGCAGCCAGTCGGTCTACCGCACCTGGAAGAACTGTTCCAGTTCGCAGTTGACCACCAGATCCCCGTCTACGTCTGA
- a CDS encoding DUF2470 domain-containing protein — protein MSRHADPPPVPDRPPAPEPTYAERARTLVYLGRAGTLSTLSVKHPGHPFASLMPYALDERGRPIFLISAMAMHTQNLQADPRASLLVTQPGWTGDPLAAGRVTLMGEALPLAKPDAGAGRAAYLARHPNAAYWVDFEDFGFYRLEVADVYFVGGFAAMDWVSAEAYREARPDPLADAAAGIVEHMNRDHPDALLTLARVRAGATADEASMVSVDRLGFKLRLRSGQRLYSVRIAFPREVTTPEFARAAFIEMLRTARQGVAP, from the coding sequence ATGAGCCGTCACGCCGATCCGCCGCCGGTTCCCGACCGCCCGCCGGCCCCCGAGCCCACCTACGCGGAGCGCGCCCGGACGCTCGTCTATCTCGGGCGCGCCGGGACGCTCTCCACGCTCTCGGTGAAGCACCCTGGGCACCCGTTCGCCTCGCTGATGCCCTACGCTCTCGACGAGCGAGGCCGCCCGATCTTCCTGATCAGCGCGATGGCGATGCACACGCAGAACCTTCAGGCCGACCCTCGAGCGAGCCTGCTCGTCACCCAACCCGGATGGACTGGAGATCCCCTCGCGGCCGGGCGCGTGACCCTCATGGGCGAGGCGCTGCCGCTCGCGAAGCCGGATGCGGGCGCCGGGCGGGCGGCGTATCTGGCCCGCCACCCGAACGCCGCGTACTGGGTGGACTTCGAGGATTTCGGCTTCTATCGCCTGGAGGTGGCCGACGTGTATTTCGTGGGCGGCTTCGCCGCGATGGACTGGGTGTCCGCGGAGGCATACCGCGAGGCGCGCCCGGATCCGCTGGCCGACGCCGCAGCGGGAATCGTCGAGCACATGAACCGGGACCATCCCGACGCCCTGCTGACGCTGGCCCGGGTCCGGGCCGGCGCGACGGCCGACGAGGCGTCCATGGTCTCGGTGGATCGCCTCGGGTTCAAGCTCAGGCTCAGGAGCGGGCAGCGTCTCTACAGCGTGCGGATCGCCTTCCCGCGCGAAGTCACAACACCCGAGTTCGCCCGCGCCGCTTTCATCGAGATGCTGAGGACCGCCCGCCAGGGCGTCGCGCCTTGA
- the pcaD gene encoding 3-oxoadipate enol-lactonase, translated as MKLKANGIEIHYTIEGEGPVVTLSHSLGCNLSMWDDQARALRGRYQVLRFDTRGHGQTSAPPGPYTLEQMADDLYGLLAGVGIRETHFVGLSMGGMIGQVVALEHPEMVKSLVLCDTTSRYPAEMWPVWEERIRTVEAKGMEPMVEPTLQRWFTAPFRERRADVMDRVRVMLRTTPPQGYIGCCHAIPKIDVTDRLGAIHCPALVIVGEEDPGTPVEMGRAIHAALPSAELAILRSASHLSNLEQREEFNRVLLGFLGKVTGRSSL; from the coding sequence ATGAAGCTCAAGGCCAACGGCATCGAGATCCACTACACGATCGAGGGGGAGGGCCCCGTGGTCACGCTGAGCCACTCCCTCGGCTGCAACCTCAGCATGTGGGACGACCAGGCGCGCGCGCTCCGCGGGCGTTACCAGGTCCTCAGGTTCGACACGCGTGGGCATGGCCAGACGAGCGCGCCGCCGGGCCCGTACACCCTGGAGCAGATGGCGGACGACCTCTACGGCCTCCTCGCAGGCGTGGGGATCAGGGAGACGCACTTCGTTGGGCTCTCCATGGGCGGGATGATCGGCCAGGTCGTCGCGCTCGAACACCCGGAGATGGTCAAGAGCCTGGTGCTGTGCGATACGACGAGCCGGTACCCTGCGGAGATGTGGCCGGTCTGGGAGGAGCGGATCCGCACAGTGGAGGCCAAGGGGATGGAGCCGATGGTCGAGCCCACGCTCCAGCGGTGGTTCACCGCGCCCTTCCGCGAGCGGCGCGCCGACGTGATGGACCGGGTGCGGGTCATGCTGAGAACGACGCCCCCGCAGGGCTATATCGGCTGCTGTCATGCCATTCCCAAGATCGACGTCACCGATCGCCTGGGAGCGATCCACTGCCCGGCGCTGGTGATCGTCGGGGAGGAAGATCCGGGGACCCCGGTGGAGATGGGACGCGCGATCCACGCCGCGCTCCCGTCGGCCGAGCTGGCCATCCTGCGCTCGGCCTCGCACCTCTCCAACCTGGAGCAGCGGGAGGAGTTCAACCGGGTACTCCTGGGATTCCTCGGCAAGGTCACGGGGCGAAGCTCGCTCTAG
- a CDS encoding DsrE family protein: MTMAKILYVGTAGSDDPTRAGFPFNFALGAIDAGHQPEIFLAGEAAYLMKAAVASEVVPVAMPPLSEMLKKVIDHGVPIYV, from the coding sequence GTGACGATGGCCAAGATCCTCTACGTAGGCACTGCGGGGAGCGACGATCCAACCCGCGCGGGCTTTCCGTTCAACTTCGCTCTCGGAGCTATCGACGCCGGGCACCAGCCGGAGATCTTTCTCGCCGGTGAGGCCGCCTATCTGATGAAGGCGGCGGTCGCCAGCGAGGTCGTTCCGGTCGCCATGCCGCCGCTCTCCGAGATGCTGAAAAAGGTCATCGACCACGGGGTGCCGATCTACGTCTGA
- a CDS encoding DUF1326 domain-containing protein: protein MATSWHINGDYVLACNCDYGCPCNFNARPTMGFCQGAVGFQVADGAYGDVRLDGQKVAVAVKWPGAIHEGNGVAAIYIDEGASPTQREALARIVSGEAGGLPWAIFATTFSHVLGPYFVKIAMKVAGKETEVSVNGRIRISFQPIRNPVTKAEANPKVVLPQGFVFQEGEQYALKEFWVSEGRELVFAHPGKCGELAKVRWQGP from the coding sequence ATGGCAACCAGCTGGCACATCAACGGCGATTACGTGCTTGCCTGCAACTGCGATTACGGCTGCCCGTGCAACTTCAACGCGCGGCCGACGATGGGCTTCTGCCAGGGCGCGGTCGGGTTCCAGGTGGCCGATGGCGCGTACGGTGACGTCCGGCTCGACGGGCAGAAGGTCGCCGTCGCGGTCAAGTGGCCGGGGGCGATCCACGAGGGCAACGGGGTCGCCGCGATCTATATCGACGAGGGCGCCTCGCCGACTCAGCGCGAGGCTCTGGCCAGGATCGTTTCGGGCGAAGCCGGAGGGCTGCCGTGGGCGATCTTCGCCACGACGTTCTCCCATGTCCTCGGCCCCTATTTCGTAAAGATCGCCATGAAGGTCGCGGGCAAGGAGACCGAGGTCAGCGTGAACGGGCGCATCAGGATCTCCTTCCAGCCGATCCGAAACCCTGTGACCAAGGCGGAGGCCAATCCCAAGGTGGTGCTGCCCCAGGGGTTCGTCTTCCAGGAGGGCGAGCAGTACGCGCTCAAGGAGTTCTGGGTCAGCGAGGGCCGTGAGCTCGTCTTCGCCCATCCGGGCAAGTGCGGCGAGCTGGCGAAGGTGCGCTGGCAGGGTCCCTGA
- a CDS encoding cupin domain-containing protein — translation MKTRWIPGVVVLVVAGLIGIVAAEAPKSEVFDFSDEVKKGDQRAGFTLKQMVKTPGYTAGAIVVKEEIKMHRHKDGNHVIYIISGKGTAILDGKAIALKPGTVVHIPKGSSHNIKAEGGELTILDFAQPPFDPAKMEWIK, via the coding sequence ATGAAGACGCGGTGGATCCCTGGAGTGGTGGTGCTCGTCGTCGCAGGCCTGATCGGCATCGTGGCTGCCGAAGCGCCGAAAAGCGAGGTCTTCGATTTCAGCGACGAGGTGAAGAAGGGCGATCAGCGCGCCGGGTTCACCCTCAAGCAGATGGTCAAGACCCCCGGATACACGGCGGGCGCGATCGTCGTCAAGGAAGAGATCAAGATGCACCGGCACAAGGATGGCAACCACGTCATTTACATCATCAGCGGCAAAGGGACGGCGATCCTGGACGGCAAGGCGATCGCGCTCAAGCCGGGGACTGTCGTCCACATCCCGAAGGGCTCGAGCCACAACATCAAGGCCGAGGGTGGCGAGCTGACGATCCTGGACTTCGCCCAGCCGCCCTTCGACCCGGCGAAGATGGAGTGGATCAAGTAG
- a CDS encoding cysteine desulfurase — protein sequence MKAIYLDHNATTPLDPAVVQAMQPFLREHFGNPSSAHAYGRIAREAVERARAQVADLLGARPAEIVFTSGGSEASNLALKGLVLPALMKSAADIHLITSAVEHPATLEPCAFLERLGCRVTVLPVNRYGLVDLDALRNALRRPTLLVSIMHANNEVGTLEPIREIAALAHTHGALVHTDAAQSAGKIPVSVDELGVDLLSLAGHKLYAPKGVGALYVRQGLTLEPLIHGAGHEGGRRAGTENVPYLVGLGAACEIARHSLPVATETLRRLRDRLWDRLREGLGDALVLNGHPERRLPNTLNVNFIGHVGADLLEAVPEIAASTGAACHEGQIHLSPVLRAMGVPAEQARGAVRLSVGRFTTETEVDRAAELLVTRARAMAVK from the coding sequence GTGAAAGCCATCTATCTCGACCACAACGCCACGACGCCGCTGGATCCGGCCGTGGTCCAGGCGATGCAGCCGTTTCTCCGGGAGCACTTCGGCAACCCGTCGAGCGCCCACGCCTACGGGCGGATCGCCCGTGAGGCCGTCGAGCGCGCCCGCGCGCAGGTCGCCGACCTCCTCGGGGCCCGGCCGGCAGAGATCGTCTTCACGAGCGGCGGGAGCGAGGCGAGCAACCTGGCCCTCAAGGGGCTCGTCCTGCCGGCCCTCATGAAGTCGGCGGCGGACATCCACCTGATCACGAGCGCCGTCGAGCATCCCGCCACCCTGGAGCCGTGTGCCTTCCTCGAGCGCCTGGGATGCCGGGTCACCGTCCTGCCAGTCAATCGTTATGGCCTCGTGGATCTTGACGCGTTGCGCAACGCGCTGCGTCGGCCAACCCTCCTCGTCAGCATCATGCACGCCAACAACGAGGTCGGCACGCTCGAGCCCATCCGAGAGATCGCGGCCCTGGCGCATACTCACGGCGCGCTCGTCCATACGGACGCCGCCCAGTCTGCGGGGAAGATCCCGGTCAGCGTGGACGAGCTGGGCGTGGACCTCCTGTCGCTCGCCGGCCACAAGCTCTACGCTCCGAAAGGGGTGGGCGCTCTCTACGTGAGGCAGGGCCTCACCCTCGAACCGTTGATCCACGGGGCCGGCCACGAGGGTGGGCGCCGCGCGGGGACGGAGAACGTTCCCTACCTGGTGGGGCTGGGGGCGGCGTGTGAGATCGCGCGCCACTCGCTGCCGGTGGCGACCGAAACCCTGCGCCGCCTGCGCGACCGGCTGTGGGATCGCCTGCGCGAGGGACTGGGCGACGCCCTCGTGCTGAACGGCCATCCCGAGCGCCGGCTCCCCAACACGCTGAACGTGAACTTCATCGGCCACGTGGGCGCCGACCTGCTGGAGGCGGTTCCCGAGATCGCCGCCTCGACCGGGGCGGCGTGCCACGAGGGCCAGATCCACCTCTCCCCCGTCCTGCGGGCGATGGGGGTGCCGGCGGAGCAGGCGCGGGGCGCGGTCCGCCTGAGCGTCGGTCGGTTCACGACAGAAACGGAAGTCGATCGAGCCGCCGAGCTGCTCGTGACCCGGGCCCGTGCCATGGCGGTCAAGTAG
- a CDS encoding methyltransferase domain-containing protein, which produces MVPAKPVAVKPHAPRLSEEMHVRLREAVRRAYSAAARRPEVKHAFPVGREFAASVGYPADQLASLPSASVNAFAGVSNVAVLADIPRRARVLDLGCGAGLDLLVAARRVGPEGRVIGVDFSEEMLALARLAVAEVGAGNIGLCRADAERLPIKSGSVDVALVNGIFNLNPAREMIFLELARVVRAGGTVFAAELILREALPAETGFSEADWFA; this is translated from the coding sequence ATGGTTCCAGCCAAGCCGGTCGCCGTGAAACCGCACGCGCCTCGCCTGAGCGAGGAGATGCACGTCCGGTTGCGCGAGGCAGTGCGGCGGGCCTACTCGGCGGCGGCGCGCCGGCCTGAGGTCAAGCACGCGTTCCCGGTGGGCAGGGAATTCGCCGCGAGCGTGGGCTACCCGGCCGACCAGCTCGCCTCGCTGCCGTCGGCTTCGGTCAACGCGTTCGCCGGGGTTTCAAACGTTGCCGTGCTGGCGGACATTCCGCGGCGGGCGCGCGTCTTGGACCTTGGCTGCGGCGCGGGGCTCGACCTGTTGGTTGCCGCCCGGCGGGTGGGGCCCGAGGGCAGGGTGATCGGGGTCGACTTCAGTGAGGAGATGCTGGCCCTGGCCCGTCTGGCCGTGGCCGAGGTCGGGGCTGGGAACATCGGGTTGTGTCGGGCCGACGCCGAGCGCCTGCCGATCAAGAGCGGGTCGGTGGACGTCGCCCTCGTCAACGGCATCTTTAACCTGAACCCCGCCCGTGAGATGATCTTCCTCGAGCTGGCGCGGGTGGTGCGGGCGGGCGGGACCGTCTTCGCGGCGGAACTCATCCTGCGCGAGGCGCTTCCCGCCGAGACGGGCTTCAGCGAAGCCGACTGGTTCGCCTGA
- a CDS encoding LysR family transcriptional regulator: protein MTLRQFEVFVAVARARSFRRGAESLHLTQPALSQHVKELEAELGTRLFDRLGRTVALTEAGRLLQEHALRLFATLQGARDAIGELQGLRRGSLLIGGSTTPGIYVLPRLIAAFQTRYPAIQVSLRIANSRVIEERVRANELDLGVVGGHVLGPGERCLTAGLLDELMLIVPPKHPWARRGSIPPGNLTGERLLMREEGSATRQVTERALGQAGIRFSVAMELDHTEAIKEAVMAGLGVAFVSVHAIRGELAARRLRTVRLRGVPIRRHFHVIHHEARVLAPAARAFVELLRMATEGPGAETGRVRSGGRRGEASLAQARADSRQ from the coding sequence GTGACCCTGCGCCAGTTCGAGGTGTTCGTCGCCGTGGCTCGGGCCCGGAGCTTCCGGCGCGGGGCGGAGTCGCTCCACCTCACCCAGCCCGCCCTCTCCCAGCACGTCAAGGAGCTGGAGGCGGAGCTCGGCACGCGCCTCTTCGACCGCCTCGGCCGGACCGTGGCCCTGACCGAGGCCGGCCGGCTCCTCCAAGAGCACGCCCTCCGCCTCTTCGCCACGCTCCAGGGCGCCCGGGACGCCATCGGCGAGCTCCAGGGCCTCAGGCGCGGAAGCCTCCTGATCGGCGGGAGCACGACGCCGGGGATATACGTCCTACCGAGACTGATCGCCGCGTTCCAGACCCGCTACCCGGCGATCCAGGTGAGCCTCAGGATCGCGAACTCGCGAGTCATCGAGGAGCGGGTCCGGGCCAACGAGCTGGACCTCGGCGTCGTGGGCGGCCACGTCCTCGGGCCGGGCGAGCGCTGTCTCACCGCCGGCCTGCTGGACGAGCTGATGCTGATCGTGCCTCCCAAGCACCCCTGGGCCCGGCGCGGCTCGATCCCGCCCGGCAACCTCACAGGCGAGCGCCTGCTGATGCGGGAGGAGGGATCGGCCACCCGCCAGGTGACCGAGCGGGCGCTCGGGCAGGCAGGGATCCGGTTCAGCGTGGCGATGGAGCTCGACCACACGGAGGCGATCAAGGAGGCGGTGATGGCGGGCCTGGGGGTGGCGTTCGTCTCGGTTCACGCAATCCGGGGAGAGCTGGCGGCGCGACGCCTGCGGACGGTCCGTCTCCGCGGCGTCCCGATCCGCCGGCACTTCCACGTGATCCACCACGAGGCCCGGGTTCTCGCGCCGGCCGCGCGCGCGTTCGTGGAGCTTCTCCGTATGGCTACGGAGGGGCCCGGGGCTGAGACCGGAAGGGTTCGGAGTGGTGGCCGCCGCGGCGAAGCTTCGCTGGCTCAGGCCCGCGCGGACTCCAGGCAGTAG
- a CDS encoding DinB family protein, with the protein MKGMLAALYEYGVWANNRLLAKATHLGDDQLGQKLTKGANPILPTFAHLVGADLRWFARWRGETAPTLSVTDFPTLEAVRRRWEELYPVRRAYIASLDGAKLLEPILWVRDEGSVTIPRWQAMLQCANHGTQHRSEIAAMLTDLGHSPGNIDFVLYCLESARA; encoded by the coding sequence ATGAAGGGAATGCTCGCGGCGCTCTACGAATACGGTGTGTGGGCGAACAATCGCCTGCTGGCGAAGGCGACGCACCTGGGCGACGACCAACTCGGCCAGAAGCTGACGAAGGGGGCGAACCCAATTCTCCCGACCTTCGCGCACTTGGTGGGCGCAGACCTGCGCTGGTTTGCTCGCTGGCGAGGTGAGACGGCGCCGACGCTCTCGGTCACCGACTTTCCCACACTGGAGGCCGTGCGCCGGCGGTGGGAAGAGCTCTACCCGGTTCGACGTGCGTACATCGCATCCCTGGACGGGGCCAAACTGCTTGAGCCGATCCTGTGGGTTCGCGATGAGGGATCGGTAACAATCCCGCGCTGGCAGGCGATGCTCCAGTGTGCAAACCACGGAACGCAACACCGGAGCGAGATCGCTGCCATGCTCACCGACCTGGGCCACTCGCCCGGTAACATCGACTTCGTCCTCTACTGCCTGGAGTCCGCGCGGGCCTGA
- a CDS encoding pyridoxamine 5'-phosphate oxidase family protein → MRLKKSVADLILWERVCRVATVSEAGVPHVVPVCHVLLDGKIYFASGNDAKKVLNLKENPRVTVTVDVYSDNWAHLKGVMVQGTARLIEKGPRFRKVRALLYKKYPQYPDEAALDESDSVVVEVTPTHAFAWGVE, encoded by the coding sequence GTGCGCCTGAAGAAATCCGTCGCCGACCTGATCCTGTGGGAGCGCGTTTGCCGGGTGGCGACGGTCAGCGAGGCCGGTGTCCCCCATGTGGTTCCGGTCTGCCACGTCCTGCTGGACGGGAAGATCTACTTCGCCTCCGGGAATGACGCAAAAAAGGTCCTGAACCTCAAGGAGAACCCGCGCGTAACGGTGACCGTGGACGTCTACTCGGACAACTGGGCCCACCTGAAGGGCGTGATGGTCCAGGGGACCGCCAGGCTGATCGAGAAGGGCCCGCGCTTTAGGAAGGTGCGCGCGCTCCTCTACAAGAAGTACCCCCAGTACCCCGACGAAGCCGCCCTGGACGAGTCGGACTCGGTCGTCGTCGAGGTCACCCCCACCCACGCCTTCGCCTGGGGCGTGGAGTAG
- a CDS encoding SurA N-terminal domain-containing protein, which produces MMISAMRRYLKSLHLLLGIVIVAFIGTTFLVWGKGSITGSDVTAPATVNGEDISQERYQRRYQEFVEYYRQLFRDRFTDEQAQRMGLSQLVLNDLIDETLVAQWVAAEGLTVSDEELRARIQGMRAFQQGGRFSRDRYLRVLKENRREPAGFEADLRRALARRKAEETIRAGIKVSEAELRQAYELRREKVRAVWVLVETAPFLAKVAASDDEIQAYLKDHPAEFQRPERRRVQYVVVAPKAFPQKVSDAEVEAYYKDRGREFERPHRVRAAHVLVQVPEVGGSEAEQKSRARVEEVIRRAKAGEDFAKLAKEISEDPASAGSGGDIGFVSRGDLVPAFEQAVFALKKGEVSPEPVRTPFGYHAIKVLDIQEADKRPLKEVAAQITEKLQAERSDRAAVAKADEAASALRTVKDFADEARKLGLEPKEATLARGVALEGVGRDAELEETVFSVAAGGTSGPLKTAAGYVLLKGVEHLPAAVPPLGEIKEQVALAVKRPKAEAQVLERAKALGLAAARGEDFVALAAKEGSPTGDTGLVSQSDPPKDPKLPREVLRLAFQTGVGKISEPAKTPQGMYLVKTLERHPPDPSGFDKERGELEKQLLELKQADAWQSWVATLRAKAKIQVQAQLQ; this is translated from the coding sequence ATGATGATCAGCGCGATGCGGCGGTACCTGAAGTCGCTCCATCTCCTCCTCGGGATCGTAATCGTGGCCTTCATCGGCACCACGTTCCTCGTGTGGGGGAAGGGGAGCATCACGGGGAGTGATGTCACTGCCCCGGCCACGGTGAACGGCGAGGACATCTCCCAGGAGCGCTACCAGCGGCGCTATCAGGAGTTCGTGGAGTACTACCGGCAGCTCTTCCGCGACCGCTTCACCGACGAGCAGGCCCAGCGAATGGGTCTCTCCCAACTGGTCCTCAACGACCTGATCGACGAGACGCTCGTCGCGCAGTGGGTGGCGGCCGAGGGCCTCACGGTGTCCGACGAGGAGCTGCGCGCCCGGATCCAGGGCATGCGGGCGTTCCAGCAGGGCGGTCGCTTTTCCCGCGACCGCTACCTCCGTGTGCTCAAGGAGAACCGGCGCGAGCCGGCCGGCTTCGAGGCTGACCTGCGGCGGGCACTGGCCCGGCGGAAGGCGGAGGAGACGATCAGGGCCGGGATCAAGGTCTCGGAGGCCGAACTCCGCCAGGCCTATGAGCTCAGGCGCGAGAAGGTGCGCGCCGTCTGGGTGCTCGTGGAGACCGCGCCCTTCCTCGCGAAGGTCGCCGCCAGCGACGACGAGATCCAGGCGTACCTGAAGGACCACCCGGCGGAATTCCAGCGCCCCGAGCGCCGGCGGGTCCAGTACGTGGTGGTCGCCCCGAAGGCGTTCCCCCAGAAGGTGTCTGACGCCGAGGTCGAGGCCTACTACAAGGATCGTGGCAGGGAGTTCGAGCGGCCCCACCGGGTCCGTGCCGCCCACGTGCTCGTGCAGGTGCCGGAGGTGGGCGGTAGCGAGGCCGAGCAGAAATCGAGGGCGAGGGTCGAAGAGGTCATCCGGCGCGCCAAGGCGGGCGAGGACTTCGCCAAACTCGCCAAGGAGATCTCCGAGGATCCGGCATCTGCCGGCAGCGGTGGCGACATCGGCTTCGTCTCGCGCGGCGACCTGGTTCCCGCCTTCGAGCAGGCCGTCTTCGCCCTGAAGAAGGGGGAGGTCTCGCCGGAGCCGGTCCGGACGCCGTTCGGGTATCACGCCATCAAGGTCCTCGATATCCAGGAGGCTGACAAGCGCCCGCTCAAGGAGGTGGCCGCCCAGATCACGGAGAAGCTTCAGGCCGAGCGGAGCGACCGGGCCGCCGTCGCGAAGGCCGACGAGGCCGCCTCCGCGCTCCGGACTGTCAAAGACTTCGCCGACGAGGCACGAAAGCTCGGGCTCGAGCCGAAAGAGGCGACGCTCGCGCGTGGGGTCGCGCTCGAGGGCGTCGGCCGCGACGCGGAGCTGGAGGAGACCGTCTTCTCCGTCGCCGCGGGGGGGACCTCGGGTCCGCTCAAGACCGCCGCTGGCTATGTGCTCCTCAAGGGCGTCGAGCATTTGCCGGCTGCGGTCCCGCCGCTGGGCGAGATCAAGGAGCAGGTAGCCCTGGCGGTCAAGCGCCCGAAGGCCGAGGCGCAGGTGCTGGAGCGGGCCAAGGCGCTGGGGCTCGCCGCGGCCAGGGGGGAGGACTTCGTGGCGCTCGCGGCGAAGGAGGGCTCTCCCACGGGAGACACCGGTCTCGTTTCGCAGAGCGACCCTCCCAAGGATCCGAAGCTCCCCCGCGAGGTCCTGCGCCTCGCCTTCCAGACGGGGGTGGGGAAGATCAGCGAGCCGGCCAAGACGCCGCAGGGGATGTACCTGGTGAAGACGCTGGAGCGTCACCCGCCGGATCCGTCCGGCTTCGACAAGGAGCGGGGGGAGCTCGAGAAGCAGCTGCTCGAGCTGAAGCAGGCTGACGCCTGGCAGAGCTGGGTGGCGACGCTCCGCGCAAAGGCGAAGATCCAGGTGCAGGCCCAGCTCCAGTAG
- a CDS encoding NCS2 family permease — protein MAPPPEYGVTALDRLFGLSARGTTVGTEVTGGLTTFMVMSYIIFVNPAILSFSGIKELQGQGPAFAPTLAATCLVAGLATLAMGVFTNYPLAIASGMGLNAVVAFQLVAGMKLPWPAAMGVVFLEGVAITILVLTGFREAIMNAIPMALKQAIGVGIGLFILFIGLVSAGFVKPGPPGVPVTLGALTTAPVVVALVGLFLTLWLQALRVRGALLLGILLTTLVAVVVNAASGGTAFPTPGQAVIPSRIVELPDFSTLGQGLNLEVFVSVGIIAALVTIFSIMLSDFFDTMGTVIGIGSEAGWLNRDGRLPRLNRVLLIDSLGAVAGGAAGASSATTYIESAAGVSEGAKTGLASVVTGLCFLLALFFAPVAGIVPPQATAAALIVVGYLMCRIVREIPFADLEEGFPALLVLTVMPFTYSITNGIGAGFVAYAFLKLVRGKAAEVHPMMYGAALAFVVYFALPWLRALGRF, from the coding sequence ATAGCGCCGCCTCCTGAATACGGTGTGACGGCGCTCGATCGCCTCTTCGGCCTCAGCGCGCGCGGCACCACCGTCGGCACCGAAGTGACCGGCGGCCTCACCACGTTCATGGTGATGTCCTACATCATCTTCGTGAACCCCGCTATCCTCTCGTTCTCGGGGATCAAGGAGCTGCAGGGCCAGGGCCCGGCCTTCGCCCCGACGCTCGCCGCCACGTGCCTGGTGGCCGGACTGGCGACGCTCGCCATGGGAGTCTTCACCAACTACCCGCTCGCCATCGCCTCGGGGATGGGGCTCAACGCGGTGGTGGCGTTCCAGCTCGTCGCGGGGATGAAGCTCCCCTGGCCCGCCGCCATGGGCGTCGTGTTCCTGGAGGGGGTGGCGATTACGATCCTGGTGCTCACGGGGTTTCGCGAGGCCATCATGAACGCCATCCCGATGGCCCTCAAGCAGGCGATCGGCGTGGGGATCGGCCTGTTCATCCTCTTCATCGGTCTCGTGTCGGCGGGCTTCGTGAAGCCCGGCCCGCCAGGCGTGCCTGTGACGCTCGGCGCCCTCACGACGGCGCCGGTGGTGGTGGCGCTGGTCGGGCTCTTCCTCACCCTCTGGCTGCAGGCCCTTCGGGTGAGGGGCGCGCTGCTCCTCGGGATCCTCCTCACGACCCTGGTCGCGGTCGTGGTGAACGCGGCCTCCGGCGGCACGGCGTTCCCGACCCCGGGGCAGGCTGTCATCCCGTCGCGGATCGTCGAGCTTCCTGACTTCTCCACGCTCGGCCAGGGGCTGAACCTGGAGGTTTTTGTCAGCGTCGGGATCATCGCAGCGCTGGTCACGATCTTCTCCATCATGCTCTCCGACTTCTTCGACACGATGGGGACGGTGATCGGCATCGGTAGCGAAGCCGGCTGGCTCAACCGGGACGGGCGGCTCCCCAGGCTGAACCGGGTCCTCCTGATCGACTCGCTGGGCGCCGTCGCGGGAGGCGCGGCGGGGGCTTCATCGGCGACAACCTACATCGAGTCGGCGGCCGGAGTCTCCGAAGGCGCCAAGACCGGCCTCGCCTCGGTCGTCACCGGGCTCTGCTTTCTCCTGGCGCTCTTCTTCGCGCCGGTGGCGGGGATCGTCCCGCCGCAGGCCACCGCGGCGGCGCTGATCGTGGTGGGCTACCTCATGTGCCGGATCGTGAGGGAGATCCCCTTCGCGGACCTGGAGGAGGGATTCCCGGCGCTCCTGGTCCTCACGGTGATGCCCTTCACGTACTCGATCACCAACGGCATCGGGGCGGGCTTCGTCGCCTACGCGTTTCTGAAGCTCGTGCGGGGCAAGGCCGCGGAGGTCCACCCGATGATGTACGGCGCCGCGCTCGCCTTCGTCGTGTACTTCGCGCTCCCCTGGCTCCGCGCCCTCGGTCGCTTCTAG